TCTATTCTTAAATCAATCCCTTCAGCTCTATATAGTTCAAGTGCTTAACTTGTAAAATAGGCAAGATCATTCCTCCTTCAGGGGTCATTCAGGTGATAACACGGAAGAATGGATGTTTGTAAACCCCCTGTAAACTGGGGATAGGGAGAGCACTGGCAGGGGGTGGGGTCATCTCAACTCCATGCAGGTGTTTCAGGAGGCCTTCTCAGTCTCCCTCCAAGCTGGGACTCGTGTCCTCTCTTGGTGCAGCAGTCCTCTAGGTTTCCAACTTTAGGGGGATTTTTCTGGACCATCACTACCACCAGGCTGAGAACTTCTTCTGGGCAGGACATGTGGGTGTCTTGCTGAGCTTCATTTCCCCAATTCTAGCACCCATACACAGGGTGCCACACAGCACTGAGCACTGCCTTGTGGGTAACGAGGGAATGCGGAAGGGAGCGGCTGAGCAAAGAAATCAGGGAAGGCGGAGGGAGGGAAGATATGAGGGAGGAAATGTGAGGGAGATATgatggaggaagagagggaatccaacaaagctcttctctttgGCTTCAGGAGCTGGGGACCCAGACCTCTGGATCATCCAGCCCCAGGAGCTGGTGTCAGCAGCCACCGGGGACACTGTACTCTTGGACTGCACAGTGCTTGGAGATGGTCCTCCTGGACCCATCAGGTGGTTTCGGGGGGCTGGTCTGAGCCAGAAGGCAATTTACAACTTTGGAGGCGTCTCCTGCCCCAACGTGATGGCAGTCCAGTCCTCCAGCAGCGACTTCAGCATTCTCCTGCAAGGCGTCACCACTGAGCATGTGGGCACCTACTACTGTGTAAAGTTTCAGAGGAAATTCAACAGGCAGTACCTGTCTGGACAGGGCACCAGGCTGAGAATGAAAGGTGAGACGGATGGTCTTAGAAGGTgttgggggagagagggaggtagtCCACAAGGAATTTCATGTCCCAAACAAGCCAGCTTCTCTCAGCCTCTGTGCCTTTACAtaagctgttccctctgcctagaatgctttctccttttctctataGAGACCTCCTACACATCCTTCAAGGCCCAGCACAAATTTGACTCCTCCTCTGTGAAAGCTTCTCCTTCTCCCAGGCAGAGTTAATGTTTCCCCATTCTGGGCTCCACAGATCTTTGGACAGACCATTAATGACTCAACAAACATCTTGGCTGCACCACTCTGTGCCGTGTGCTGCAGATAGTACAACCAATCAGACATTGTCCTGCCCCAGAGATGCTTGAGCAGGTCCAACTAGTCCTTCATATTACAGGGTTTGACTTCCAGCCCCCATCCCAATTAGGAACTGACAGACCAGTCTCAGTGACCCCAGCTCCTAGCACAGGGCtcagaacaagaagaaaagaaGCATATAAGACCACCTCTCTCCCTTACAGCAAAGCCCAGTTCTCCCCAAGAggcagaattcaccagtgaacgtGTAACCAAGATATTTCCATCAGGCGAGTGTACCTACCTCCCATGGAGGTAACTAGTCCCCCATATGCAAGGGAACCAAAGATGGCTTGgccatgggaagggaggggtctCAGACCTCCAAGGTCTGTCTGCCACCAAGAAAGTTCCCAGGATTCCATCACATCTGCAGAACTGGGAACCCTGAGAACCGTGTTAAAGCTCAATCAAAGAAAGGACTTTCTAACTTCCAGCACTACTACCTTCAGTGAGCAGTCTTACCTGAGAAGTAGTGAGCATCCCATGATTCCTTGTAAGGATGCACTATGAAGCTGTAATAATGCTAAAGAACATGGCTTTGTAGCCAGGTCAACTGGATCAAGCCCCTTTCCGGATGTGTGATTGTGCACAGGTGGTCTCATCCCTTGAATCTCTGGTTTTCTGCCCTCTGAGCTAGTGGGGGGAGGGGCTGAGAACCTGAGAGCCTATCCCTCGGGTTGTGTGTCCTCCAGTGACCAATCATACATGCCCAGAACTATGCCTGTCACATCACCAGGTAACATTCAGGGCACTCCGTAATGGCTGTGGTGGGAGGGGTTGGGATAGAGGTGGTTAGCTTAGCCTCGCGGATCTACCTGATACTCAACACTGTTCCTGCCATTCTTGGGAGCCTGACCACCTGGACCCACCATTTCTCTGACTCATGTGACCCTGAGCAAAGCACTTCCCCATTCTGGCCCACTTAGGATCTGTCTCCTCATCTATACAAACTGGATTCTTATCCTACCTTGCAAGATAAGTTTGAGGATTATATTAGGTAATTAGGAAGTGCTTAGCTCAGGGTctggggcagaggagctgagcagccaATAAATGAAAGCAGTTTTCTGTTATTATCAGAGGTCAGGGATGCTGGCAAGATGATTAAAGGTAGAGATAGGCCACTGGACAAAGCCTCTTCAGGCCcaggacagagggagggaaggtcTTTGATGTCCTGTCCTAGTGTAGAAAGGCTGTGGACCCAGAGGTCCTACAGCAGCTGGGCCTAACCTTGCCATGGGGCTCTGAGATCTGGGCTCTTGGGGATTCACCAGGAGTCCTTCCTAAGCACTCCCCTGTGTCCCCCAGGCCTCCTGTCTGTGCTCACACATGTTGTCCTGGGGCTGAAGGCAGTGACCTTGGCTGTACTCCTGCTGGCTCTGGCTGCCTGCTGGAGGAGCTGTTGGCAAGAAGACATCAAGACCTCAGGCCCAGCAGCGCTGTGCTCTCCCTAGCAAGGCGCATGGGGCCTGGATCAGGGGTCAGCCCTAGAGTGGATCCTCTGAGTCAGAAAGGGGCATGGGCTCTACAACCATTTCCCTGCCTGCACTCCCAGCTTTCAGATTTCCCCAGGCCTCACAACAGACTCTTAGATCCCTGTGCCTTGTTTTTGGTTCACCTGGTAAAATTCCACACTTGGCTCTGAGCTCCCCCTGATGTGCTGTCCTCTCTCTTCACAGACTAGTCAAGTGTTCCGTGTCCTTTCCTGGGTATCTCCTCAAGGCCCTTGCTCCTGCTGTGGCCCTTTCTGGAAGGCCAGCACTTTTCCTACCCACTCCACATTTTCTTGTCCTTCAAGATCCACCTCAGAAGGGTTCCCTAAATGTGTCTGAGCTCCACCCCCAACACCATCTGTACCCCTCCACTTACATCCTCTGTCCTTCTTTCTTGCCTTCGTCCCTTCCACACTGTGGCTGGCTTGCTTGGCTGTAATAGAATGTGTTGACAACTTTAACAAAACTCTTAAATAACAGTGGCTTAAACCAGAAGTTTTATTTCTCTAATAATACCCCAGCATAAGCAGGCCAGGCAATATGGGGACTCCCTGATATCGAGACCCaaaattccttaatttttttgCTACCAGGTCCACGTCCAGGCAGCAAAACTCAAGTAGTGAATGGAAGCAAGACCCTTCAAGGACGCTAGGAATTTGCCCACATCACCTCTAATTGGCTAGAATGTAGTCACATGTTCACACCCAGCGgcaaggaaggctgggaaatgtagcctATTCGGGCAGCAGCATGCCCAGCTGAAATTTTTCACTACTAAATTAGAGGGTAAATATCAGTAGATGACCAGTAATTTCCACCGCAGTGGCAAGGAGGCAGCCTCTTACTTGCTCTGTGTGACACCTGAGTTCAATTCCAAGCTGAAACAGCACCTGTCTGTACCACCATCTCCAACAGGACAGCACGATGGAGAGCGGTAGTTCTCAAGAAGAGGAGGTTCCCCCTACTAGGGGACACTTCCCAATGCCTAAACACCTTTTGGTAATCACATCTCAGGTGGTGCTAGTGCCATCTAGTGGGTAAAGGTttgggatgctgctaaacatcctagAATACGCAGGGCAGTCATTGCCAACACAGTTGTCTGGCCCAAAGTGTCAGTAGCGCGGAAGTTGAGAAGCCCTAATATAGGGGAAAGCGTGCATTCCCTAGGGTCAGTCACGTCTGACTTCTAATCCTGAAGCCCCCCACTTCTTCCCTGTGCACCCTTGGCAACTAATcagtcacttcacctctcagaCTATCAAGGACAATAACAAGGACTGCTCTGCGGTGTATAAAAACCAGTTTGATTCATTTGCTGAGGGCTTAACATGCGCTGTGTGTACCATGAACATTCAGTACCTGTGAGCTCCCTTTTCTCTTTGCACATGACCATTTATTAGCACCTACTATGTGGGGAAGTGTATTAGTCTGGAAGTATTTCATTATAACAGAAAAACAGCTTGAACAAACCAAAGTCAAAGAGGACATTAATTTAATCTGAGAATTGAATAAATCATTGAGTTACCAGACACCAAAAGGGCTGAATACCCTCCCCAGGATATCCACatcctaattcctggaacctgGGAATTTACCCTTATACAGCAAAAAAAGGTCttggcagatgtgattaagggTCTTGAGAAGGggggattatcctggattatccaggtggggcCCAAATGTGATCACACATGTCctgatgagagagagaaagagaaagatgtgatacagaagaggagaaaggaatgtggccacagaggcagagatgggagtgGCACAGCCACAAGATAAAGAAAGCAGGCAACTAGCAGAAGCTGAAGCAGCAAGGACTGCCTCCTCCCAGTGTCTACCGAGGGAGCATGGCCCACCGACAGCTTGACTTCAGCCTGGTGATACTGATtgcagacttctggcctccagaactatgacagaaaatgtctgttgttttacACCAccaggtttgtggtaatttgttacagcagccacagagacTAAGAGCAGGGAAGCATGGAACCAGGCCTCAGGAAGAAGTGGAGATGGTCCCCTTCTTTGCGCCTGAAAGCCTCCTCACCCTGCAGGGCCCTGCGTGATCTGGTCCCTGCAAACCacgccccacctccagccccaatCTCTTCTCCCATCACCACCCCTTAAACTGATTCTCATCTGGCACCCACGTGGTCTTGGCTTAGTTTCAAGTCCCTGCTTCATTGTTTCCTTCAAGAGCCCTCCCTAGACCACTCCATCCACCATGACGTCTCCATCCCAGGATTTTCAGGCCTCTACTCCCAGGGCACCTTTTCAGACACAATCCTTTTTGGTCCTCTCAGCTCCACACAAAGAAATTGACCAGCACAGTCCTGCAGGCCAAGGATAGACAGGGTGTGTGGTGGCTAGGAACACAGATTGGAGGTAACATGCTGGGTTCAAATTCATTTAGGAGTCCCAGGTTCCCtatttgtaaaatgtaaatgataagAATAGAACTCATTTCATAAGGTTGTCATGAGAATGAATGAGTTAGTGTACTGAAACCTCCTAAAAGTGTCCgagacatagtaagtgctcagtaaacattaacTGCCAGGTGGGGTTATAAGGGAAGGATGCCAAGGCCACTGGAAAAGAGACCGGGGATCCCTGGCCTAAGAAAGGGCTTTCCCCACTGGCACAGAAGTGAGGGGGCAGTGTGCCTGGAGCTGAAGAAACAAATGGGAAGCCTAGGAGATGAGATGGAGGGGCAGACCCGTTTCCTCTGGGTCTTGCAGGccatgtgactgtgtgagatggGGAGCCACGGAAGTGTTGGGAGCGGAGGAGTGACCTGTTGTTAGGGCTGTGGCTGTTTTTCCCTAGAATGTAAGCAACAAGAGGGCAGGGACTTTGTTTCAGTGACTGCCCATTCCTCCCCAAAACCTGTAAAAGCACCAGGCCCTTGATTgcacacagtaaatatttaagCAAATGAGTGAACGAATAAATTAGTGAAATAAGGGGATGCGTCAACGCATAATTGAGAATGATTCCTTTAGAGATCCTTCATCCCATTAAGATGTGGAAGACCCGCCCCGCCTGTCGTCCTCAGCCAGCCTCCCACCCAAGCCGTTAGGCTGCAGCTCCGCCCCGCGGCCGCCAGAGGGCGCGGAGGGGCAGCGTTTCCTGCACGGAAGGCTTTGTGTGAAGCACAGCGTGGGGCAGGGCCTGCCGGCGGGCGCCGCTCCACTGAGCCACATCTACCCGAGGGCGGAACGCGGCAGCTGGGCTGAGGCTGTGCGGCAGAGGCCGGAGTGGTTTTGGCAACCCACGGGGCGAAGATGGCGGCGGAGCGACAAGACGCGCTGAGGGAGTTCGTGGCAGTGACGGGTACCGAGGAGGACCGGGCCCGCTTCTTCCTCGAGTCGGCCGGCTGGGACCTGCAGGTAGCGCTGCGAGGCGGGGTGCGTCGGCCCGGCCGGGGGCTGCGGGGCACGGGCGCCTGGTGCCAAGCCTGTAGTGGCCGAAGCGCACCGTCATCCCGCCGGGCGGCGGCCCGACCCAGGCCTCAGGGTCCTGGGCCGCTGGCGGCGCGGCGCCAGGTCGGCTTGGGCGTGAGGAGACGCGGGCTAGCCGCGGCCCGACCTGCTGTGCCCGGCCAAGCTTTCCTCTTCTGCCTCGCCCGTCTGCGGAGTCAGCGAGACTTCGGGCACTGCCGCAACCCGCGTGGAGAGGGGCAGCCGGGGGGCGTGGCGGCCGCGCCGAGTCTCGGCTGGGGGCCGGCCGGGCGGGCATGACCGGCTGCCAGGTGGCGCCGCGCCGGGGACCAGGTAGTCGCTCATTCCCATGGCTCCGGCCGGGGAGTTGGCCCACGCCCCTTCCTGCCTCATAGCCGGGAGAAACTATCGTAGGGTGGTGGCGCAACGTTGGGACCCACTCATATTTCTTGGTtaactcatctgtgaaatgggagtctTGTGTAGTTTATCGTCCAGTACACTGGCACGTATCaagtattcattaaatatttgttcattaaGAAGACGTTAAGGTGAGCAACACGAGGCAGGAATTGTATGTAAGCTGTTGAAACCCCCGTGCCTAGAATAATGTCGGGTACTAAGTAAGTACTCAGTAATTAAGGGTGGAAAGAATTGCGTAAATGGTCTTGGCCCGCCTACGTCTTAGGTAGGTGTAGATAATTAGTATCTATCGAGCCAGGTGCTATTCTAACTGCTTTACGTGTCTTGGGTCATTTAACCTTTGCATTTTGCAGCTGAGGTTTGGGGAAGTAAAGTAACAAGCCAAAGGCCTCACTAGCTACCAAATGGAAGAAAGAACATTAGAATTCAGTTCTGTCTGATTACAGAGCCCAAGCTCTTAAccacatgtgccaggcactgtatatatgattatttctttaaccTGGCAATAATGTGAGGTAAAGAAACTAGCCCTGTTGTATTGGTGAGGAATTGGAAGTTCAGAGCGCAAGTGATATACCCAGCTAGTGAGTAGTGACATTGGGATTTGAACTGGGTCTGCTGATTTCACCATTTAAATTGCTCCTCAGAGGTAAAAGTTAGGTAAGTATCACCCCTGTACAGACGTAGTGTGAAGCCCCTGTGCTGGGCAGAAATACAGAGCTACATTTGGTATTTCTGCCTGAAAGACCTAGAAACTCATAGTGTTATAGTTGGCCGATGATCCGTCCGAGTCTCTTCACCtatacatgagaaaactgagtcccaTGCAGGGCCAGGACTTGAGTGTTGGCCTCAGTGCCATTTCAGTGCTCGCCTTATGACAGCACACTCCTAGCAGTCCCACAACAGCTCACTTCCTCCTGTAAGGCTGGTGACCTTGAAGATAAGAGCCATGTTTTCTTCATCTCTGTAGACCCTGGTGCTCTTACTTTTTTGTGATTAGTATCACCTGCCCAATGAGTCCACAAGAGAAATACAATCTCAAACGACCAAAGCACTCCCATTTACCATCTGTGTGTATAGAGCTAAAATACAACTGTGCATAAATGTTAATGGCTCTTCTTATCCACTCTGCAGAGTTGGTGGGACAGGTGTCCCCATTGCAGAGATTAGGAAACTTGGTCTCAGAAACAGTAAAGGTAATAATCTGTACTCACCTCACCGTTCCTGACTCCTGGCTATCACATAAGAGCTGAGAGTATGGGCCAAAGCTGACTGCCTGGGATGGAACTTGACTCTACTCCTTACCAACTGTCTAGCCTTGGGCAATTTTCTTAACTTCTCAGTGCTTCTGTAGAAACTGTAAAATGAGACGATAATAGTACTAACTAGATAGGGttctttgaggattaaatgatttaataCATGTAGAATTATGCTCAGAAGAATAAGGCACgtaaataaatgctcaataaatgtacaCTGCTTTTACTAGGTCACATTTCctaataaaataacaatgagGAGTGTCTCCATCCCAGCCTTCCTTTTTGCCCTCTTTCCCCTTAGTAGGTGGAATTTGTTTCAAATGATATGAAGAGTAACAGTTGCGCTGTTAACCTTCTGGGCTGATTTTCTGTGGCCCACAGGTACAGACCTCCTTGCAAGTGTGGGCCATATCTTTGTGACTTTGCTCCTGTGTGGATTAAAGGAGATACGTGTTAGATGAAGGCCTCTTTAAGGATCCCAAGTTACTACCTCTCTGTTTCAGATCGCCCTAGCAAGCTTTTATGAGGATGGAGGGGATGACGACATTGTGACCATTTCGCAGGCAACCCCCAGTTCAGTGTCCAGAGGCACAGCCCCCAGGTAAGGGCCCCCTTCAATTATTGCTATATGGGTGTGCTTCCAGCAGTGATGAGGTGCTATTTCCTGACTTGACAGAGGGTTCAAGCCTGGGGGTGTGGACCGATGGGTTTGAGTGAGAGAGTTAGATTGGTGGGTAGCAGTTCATTGCAAGATTTATTCCTGTCCTGTAGAGATATGCATGACACACTCAGGTAGAGATCCTTACATCAGTGTGGTTTATGGTTCAATCTTGGAGGAAACCACAGAACCTACTCTTAAGATGTTTGAGGGTCTTTTATTTATGAAGTGCCAAGAGTGGCATTTTGTCTCTTCATCTCTAGACATTTTTAAGTAGAAACCAAGGGACATCCTTTCAGGGGTGCTATAGATACAAAGATCAGGCCAGATGACTTTAGATgggctctttttatattttaggatGCCCAATACTTGTTAGGaagtcttagagaaaataaatcttTGTAACCCATCCAGTCCCAAATTGATTAAGGAGAACTGATCTTACTAGGTGAAACCGTGTTAACCTTTGTGATCCCATTTGCGTCCCCCATCCCAGCCATGAAGGGACACTGCTGGTCTTCCAGGAGACAGGCAGAGATTCTTCCTACAAAGGTGTCTTACTACAACTCTCCTCTCTGCTTCAGCCTGATTTGCTTCAGCTCTCTGATATATATTTTcaccagaaaattttaattttttttttttttggagaggtcatctctcacatttattgatcaaatggttgttaacaataataaaattctgtacacaggggactcaatgctcaatcattaatccaccccaagcccaactctcgtcagtctccaatcttctgaagcataacgaacaagttcttacatggtgaacaagttcttacgtagtgaataagttcttacagggtgaacagtgcaagggtagtcatcacagaaactttcagttttgatcacgcattatgaactataaacaatcaggtcaaatatgaatattcgtttgatttttatacttgatttatatgtgaatcccacatttctcccttattattattattatttttaataaaatgctgaagtggtaggtagatgtaagataaaggtagaaaacatagcttagtgttgtaagagagcaaatgtagatgatcaggtgtgtgcctgtagactatgtgttaatccaagctagacaagggcaataaaacatccacagatgcagaaaatttctctcaaaacggggggtgaggttctaagcc
This sequence is a window from Manis pentadactyla isolate mManPen7 chromosome 5, mManPen7.hap1, whole genome shotgun sequence. Protein-coding genes within it:
- the SIRPB2 gene encoding signal-regulatory protein beta-2 isoform X1 produces the protein MCPLEMPTPPYLTQSPPCSRLLALFLVLSGASEQSSGSEWQVLQPEGPMLVAEGETLLLRCKVDGSCIGDMIKWVKVSNQDQQEIYNFKHGFFPGVTPAIQQTLEPLNCDYSIYIHNVTREHAGTYHCVSFNGLSENSEKNLDKGTSVLVKRAGDPDLWIIQPQELVSAATGDTVLLDCTVLGDGPPGPIRWFRGAGLSQKAIYNFGGVSCPNVMAVQSSSSDFSILLQGVTTEHVGTYYCVKFQRKFNRQYLSGQGTRLRMKAKPSSPQEAEFTSERVTKIFPSGLLSVLTHVVLGLKAVTLAVLLLALAACWRSCWQEDIKTSGPAALCSP
- the SIRPB2 gene encoding signal-regulatory protein beta-2 isoform X2, which produces MCPLEMPTPPYLTQSPPCSRLLALFLVLSGASEQSSGSEWQVLQPEGPMLVAEGETLLLRCKVDGSCIGDMIKWVKVSNQDQQEIYNFKHGFFPGVTPAIQQTLEPLNCDYSIYIHNVTREHAGTYHCVSFNGLSENSEKNLDKGTSVLVKRAGDPDLWIIQPQELVSAATGDTVLLDCTVLGDGPPGPIRWFRGAGLSQKAIYNFGGVSCPNVMAVQSSSSDFSILLQGVTTEHVGTYYCVKFQRKFNRQYLSGQGTRLRMKGLLSVLTHVVLGLKAVTLAVLLLALAACWRSCWQEDIKTSGPAALCSP